The genomic window TCAagtgggatgaatcactgaatcccttcccacactgagagcaggcgaacggcttctccccagtgtgagctcgctcatgtttccacagggtggatgaatgactgaatcccttcccacactgagaacagatgaacggcctctcccctgtgtgaacccgctggtgtatcttcaggctggataactgagcgaatcccttcccacactgagggcaggtgaacggtctctccccagtgtgaattcgctggtgtgtccgcagggtggataaatctcggaattctttcccacactgagagcagttgaatggcttctccccactgtgaacccgctggtgtgcctgcaggtggggtgactgagtgaatcctttcccacactgagagcaggtgaatggcctctcccctgtgtgaattcgctgatgtgacttcaggctgaataatgcagtgaatcccttcccacactgagagcaggtgaatggcttctccccagtgtgaacccgttggtgtgacttcaggctgaataACGCAGTGAATtccgtcccacactgagagcaggtgaatggactctccccaatgtgaattcgctggtgtgtcttcaggttggatacctgagtgaatcccttcccacactgatcgcaggtgaacggcttctccccagtgtgaacccgttggtgtgacttcaggctggataacgcagtgaatcccttctcacactgagagcaggtgaacggtctctccccagtatgaattcgctgatgtgacttcagggtggatgaatgtctgaatcccttcccacaccgagagcagataaacggcttctccacagtgtgaactcttgcatgtgacttcaggctggataattcagtgaatcccttcccacacacagagcaggtaaatggcctctctccagtgtgactgcgtcgatgaatctccagcttagatcggactctgaatctcttcccacagacttcacatttccacagtttctccatgttttgggtctcgtcGTAACTCTCCAGATCAgataatcagttgaagccttgactacacacacaacacatgtacagtctctccccgctgtgaatggtgttatGTTTTTtccggctgtgtaactggttaaagctctttccacagtcagtgcactggaacactctcactcgggtgtgtgtgtcttggtgcttttccagtcacaatgatgtttaaaATCGTC from Scyliorhinus torazame isolate Kashiwa2021f unplaced genomic scaffold, sScyTor2.1 scaffold_979, whole genome shotgun sequence includes these protein-coding regions:
- the LOC140406887 gene encoding uncharacterized protein, whose product is MEKLWKCEVCGKRFRVRSKLEIHRRSHTGERPFTCSVCGKGFTELSSLKSHARVHTVEKPFICSRCGKGFRHSSTLKSHQRIHTGERPFTCSQCEKGFTALSSLKSHQRVHTGEKPFTCDQCGKGFTQVSNLKTHQRIHIGESPFTCSQCGTEFTALFSLKSHQRVHTGEKPFTCSQCGKGFTALFSLKSHQRIHTGERPFTCSQCGKGFTQSPHLQAHQRVHSGEKPFNCSQCGKEFRDLSTLRTHQRIHTGERPFTCPQCGKGFAQLSSLKIHQRVHTGERPFICSQCGKGFSHSSTLWKHERAHTGEKPFACSQCGKGFSDSSHLKRHQRVHTGKRPFTCSHCGKGFRHLSTLQRHQRVHTPRGHSPALIRGDVE